The Deltaproteobacteria bacterium genome segment TCCTTCTCCGCGAGGCCGTTCCGGTAGGCGACGACGCTGACCACCTCTCCCCCTTCCCGCGCGATCGCGTCGGGAAGGATCTCCCTTCCCTCCTCGGCGCGTGGGAGGAGGAACCGCTTCCCCCGGATCCCCGCGGAAAGAAGCGCCTCGAAGAACCCCTCGGCGGTGTGCTTTTCCGCCGTCCGGTGCACCGGGACGCCCCGCGCGGCGAGCTCCTTCGTCGTCCCCGGCCCGACGCTGGCCACGCGAAGGGTCCCCGGCCAGGAGCCGACCCCGAGCCGGTCCGCGCGCTCGCAGAAGAAGCGGGCCGCGTTGGCGCTCGCGAAGAGGATCCAGTCGAAGGAGGAGAGGCGCCCGATTTCCCGGTCGAGGGGGCCGCAATCCTCGGGATGGGTCAGCCGGATCGTGGGGAAGAGGACCGGAATGCCGCCGGCGCGGCGGATCCGGGCGGCCAGTTCGCCGGCCTGCTCCACGCTGCGTGTGACGAGGATCCGTTTCCCCGAGAGCGTCATCCCTTCACGAACCGGACTGCCGGTACACCTCGTCGAGGATCTCCCTGCCGCCCCGCGACAGGAGCTCCCCGGCCAGCGCGACCCCGACCGCCTCCGGGTCGGAGACGGATCCGCTCCGGCTTCCGCGCAGGATCCGGGAACCGTCGGGCTTCCCGATCAGCCCCGAGAGGGCGACCGTGTCCCCGGCCACCGTTCCGTGCGCCGCGATGGGGACCTGGCACCCGCCTTCGAGCCGCTTCAGGAAGCCGCGCTCCGCCCGGACCGCCAGGGACGTCTCCCGGTCGTCCAGGAACGCCACGGCCTCGCGGGTTCTTTCGTCGCCGCTCCGGATCTCGATCCCGAGCGCCCCCTGCCCGATCGCCGGGATCGAAACGTCGACGGGGAGGTACTGCCGGATCTTTCCGTCCCACCCGAGCCGGCGCAAGCCGGCGGCGGCGAGAATGATCGCGTCGTACTGGCCTTCTTCCATCTTCCGGATGCGCGTGTCGAGGTTCCCCCGCAATTGGCCGATCGAAAGGTCGGGGCGCAAGCCCAAGAGCTGGGTCTGCCGGCGCAGGGAGCTCGTCCCCACATGGGCGCCGACCGGAAGGTCCTCGAGCCGCGCGTGCGTAACCGACAGGAAGGCGTCGCGCGGGTCCTCCCGCCGCGTGATGCAGGAGATCTCGAGCCCACCGGGGAGATCGGTGGGGACGTCCTTCATCGAGTGGACGGCGAGGTCGATCCGGTTCGACAGCAGCGCCTCCTCGAT includes the following:
- the hemC gene encoding hydroxymethylbilane synthase, translated to MAASDIIRLGSRGSTLALWQAEHVRAEVERRTGRKVEITKIKTTGDMILDVPLSKVGGKGLFVKEIEEALLSNRIDLAVHSMKDVPTDLPGGLEISCITRREDPRDAFLSVTHARLEDLPVGAHVGTSSLRRQTQLLGLRPDLSIGQLRGNLDTRIRKMEEGQYDAIILAAAGLRRLGWDGKIRQYLPVDVSIPAIGQGALGIEIRSGDERTREAVAFLDDRETSLAVRAERGFLKRLEGGCQVPIAAHGTVAGDTVALSGLIGKPDGSRILRGSRSGSVSDPEAVGVALAGELLSRGGREILDEVYRQSGS
- a CDS encoding uroporphyrinogen-III synthase: MTLSGKRILVTRSVEQAGELAARIRRAGGIPVLFPTIRLTHPEDCGPLDREIGRLSSFDWILFASANAARFFCERADRLGVGSWPGTLRVASVGPGTTKELAARGVPVHRTAEKHTAEGFFEALLSAGIRGKRFLLPRAEEGREILPDAIAREGGEVVSVVAYRNGLAEKDEAVAGEIVSRPPDVCTFASPSAFRNLFLLLGDGTARNMLSRTRIAVIGEVTARAVERRDFRVDIVPETYTLKGMVDA